A genomic region of Magnolia sinica isolate HGM2019 chromosome 6, MsV1, whole genome shotgun sequence contains the following coding sequences:
- the LOC131248513 gene encoding plant UBX domain-containing protein 8-like isoform X1 has product MARPQQDAIDTFISITGASEAVALQKLEEHGGDLNAAVNAHFSEGDRTSTHPTSVPVPQNDFMAIDDPIQDEPQGLPPPLLSAARSFNPFSVLDSNFGRNFFDGRGAAEFLSHAPLVSHPREVREIPIEFKDGNGQSGNSGTRPTIEDVTESAHTHGPEIHGNVIIDDDDLPEAPTPHAAGQTERKDDVSERRPGPSAPLLADVTDYSNDIEEEMLQAAIEASKREVEEGYPKEPFGVPNDLSIPRVEQRPSHSEDVELARAVSLSLQTAEQEKALREQKVVVGTAEQGVLNSSGIEDLGSLPVANGRQGSASSKRETSSQFKHEAGGSSVQEEAEEVEEQPLVRHRSRRLASGPAESTTEVGQVVDSPPSSPGPSIVAPRPQHNGDAFHSDEWGGISSEEHDEAVMLEAALFGGIPEGTAYRFAYPSHQVLQTGSDRTADLYPRRVPRSPSPSLTAQRLLREQQDDEYLAALQADREKELKAIEDAEMRRIEEAAAREAALLEEKKREEEIRRKLLEEEEFERLLAAKQASLPQEPSPDDESAVTLLVRMPDGSRRGRRFLKSDKLQSLFDFIDVSRGVKPGSYRLVRPYPRRAFSDGESQLSLSELGLSSKQEALFLELI; this is encoded by the exons GAACATGGCGGCGATCTCAATGCAGCTGTGAATGCTCATTTCAGTGAAGGAGATAGAACCAG CACACATCCAACATCTGTTCCTGTGCCTCAAAATGATTTCATGGCTATAGATGATCCAATTCAAGATGAACCCCAAGGACTTCCTCCACCACTTTTGTCTGCCGCTAGAAGTTTCAACCCATTTTCAGTCCTTGACTCGAATTTTGGTCGAAATTTTTTTGACGGGAGAGGAGCTGCTGAGTTCCTGAGCCATGCACCATTGGTCTCACATCCAAGGGAGGTTAGGGAGATCCCAATAGAGTTCAAGGATGGGAACGGCCAGTCTGGTAACTCTGGGACCAGGCCTACCATTGAGGATGTCACTGAAAGCGCACACACGCATGGACCAGAAATTCATGGGAATGTCATAATTGATGATGACGACCTTCCGGAGGCTCCTACTCCCCATGCTGCAGGTCAAACTGAAAGAAAAGATGATGTTTCCGAAAGACGTCCTGGACCAAGTGCTCCTCTGTTAGCTGATGTGACTGATTATAGTAATGACATAGAAGAAGAAATGCTTCAAGCTGCTATCGAGGCTTCGAAACGGGAGGTTGAAGAGGGATACCCAAAAGAGCCGTTTGGTGTTCCCAAT GATTTGTCCATTCCCCGAGTTGAACAAAGGCCATCACATTCGGAAGATGTTGAACTTGCACGTGCAGTTTCATTGTCCTTGCAG ACAGCAGAGCAAGAGAAAGCACTGCGTGAACAGAAGGTGGTAGTTGGAACAGCAGAACAAGGCGTTCTGAACTCGTCTGGAATTGAAGATCTTGGAAGTCTGCCAGTGGCAAATGGAAG GCAAGGGTCTGCTTCATCTAAAAGAGAAACTTCGAGTCAATTTAAGCACGAGGCAGGAGGCTCATCTGTCCAAGAGGAAGCTGAAGAAGTAGAGGAACAGCCGTTAGTAAGACACAGGTCCAGACGCCTTGCTTCAGGACCTGCAGAATCCACGACAGAAGTTGGGCAAGTGGTAGACAGCCCACCATCAAGTCCTGGACCAAGTATTGTTGCTCCTCGTCCCCAACATAATGGAGATGCTTTCCATTCTGATGAG TGGGGAGGCATATCCTCTGAGGAACATGATGAAGCAGTTATGCTTGAGGCTGCTCTTTTCGGTGGGATTCCGGAAGGGACTGCATATCGTTTTGCATACCCATCTCATCAAGTCCTGCAAACTGGTTCAGATAGAACTGCAGATCTCTATCCTCGGCGGGTACCTCGTTCGCCATCACCGAGTTTAACAGCACAGCGCTTACTACGGGAACAACAG GATGATGAGTATCTTGCAGCACTACAAGCAGATAGAGAAAAAGAATTGAAGGCAATAGAGGATGCCGAAATGCGTCGTATAGAAGAAGCGGCTGCTAGAGAAGCTGCCCTTCTAGAAGAAAAAAAACGTGAGGAAGAAATTCGCAGGAAATTGCTTGAGGAAGAG GAGTTTGAGCGACTGCTTGCAGCAAAGCAAGCTTCTCTCCCTCAGGAACCATCTCCAGATGACGAAAGTGCTGTCACACTTCTTGTCCGAATGCCTGATGGTAGCCGCCGGGGTCGTCGCTTTCTGAAGTCTGACAAGcttcag TCTCTTTTTGACTTTATAGATGTTAGTAGAGGTGTCAAGCCTGGCAGTTACAGATTG GTGAGGCCATATCCCCGGCGTGCTTTCAGCGATGGTGAGAGCCAGCTGTCTCTAAGCGAGCTGGGCCTGAGCAGTAAGCAAGAGGCTTTGTTCCTTGAGCTAATCTAG
- the LOC131248513 gene encoding plant UBX domain-containing protein 8-like isoform X2: MLISVKEIEPAKCVEFSSPMCSTHPTSVPVPQNDFMAIDDPIQDEPQGLPPPLLSAARSFNPFSVLDSNFGRNFFDGRGAAEFLSHAPLVSHPREVREIPIEFKDGNGQSGNSGTRPTIEDVTESAHTHGPEIHGNVIIDDDDLPEAPTPHAAGQTERKDDVSERRPGPSAPLLADVTDYSNDIEEEMLQAAIEASKREVEEGYPKEPFGVPNDLSIPRVEQRPSHSEDVELARAVSLSLQTAEQEKALREQKVVVGTAEQGVLNSSGIEDLGSLPVANGRQGSASSKRETSSQFKHEAGGSSVQEEAEEVEEQPLVRHRSRRLASGPAESTTEVGQVVDSPPSSPGPSIVAPRPQHNGDAFHSDEWGGISSEEHDEAVMLEAALFGGIPEGTAYRFAYPSHQVLQTGSDRTADLYPRRVPRSPSPSLTAQRLLREQQDDEYLAALQADREKELKAIEDAEMRRIEEAAAREAALLEEKKREEEIRRKLLEEEEFERLLAAKQASLPQEPSPDDESAVTLLVRMPDGSRRGRRFLKSDKLQSLFDFIDVSRGVKPGSYRLVRPYPRRAFSDGESQLSLSELGLSSKQEALFLELI, from the exons ATGCTCATTTCAGTGAAGGAGATAGAACCAG CAAAGTGTGTCGAATTTTCCTCTCCAATGTGCAGCACACATCCAACATCTGTTCCTGTGCCTCAAAATGATTTCATGGCTATAGATGATCCAATTCAAGATGAACCCCAAGGACTTCCTCCACCACTTTTGTCTGCCGCTAGAAGTTTCAACCCATTTTCAGTCCTTGACTCGAATTTTGGTCGAAATTTTTTTGACGGGAGAGGAGCTGCTGAGTTCCTGAGCCATGCACCATTGGTCTCACATCCAAGGGAGGTTAGGGAGATCCCAATAGAGTTCAAGGATGGGAACGGCCAGTCTGGTAACTCTGGGACCAGGCCTACCATTGAGGATGTCACTGAAAGCGCACACACGCATGGACCAGAAATTCATGGGAATGTCATAATTGATGATGACGACCTTCCGGAGGCTCCTACTCCCCATGCTGCAGGTCAAACTGAAAGAAAAGATGATGTTTCCGAAAGACGTCCTGGACCAAGTGCTCCTCTGTTAGCTGATGTGACTGATTATAGTAATGACATAGAAGAAGAAATGCTTCAAGCTGCTATCGAGGCTTCGAAACGGGAGGTTGAAGAGGGATACCCAAAAGAGCCGTTTGGTGTTCCCAAT GATTTGTCCATTCCCCGAGTTGAACAAAGGCCATCACATTCGGAAGATGTTGAACTTGCACGTGCAGTTTCATTGTCCTTGCAG ACAGCAGAGCAAGAGAAAGCACTGCGTGAACAGAAGGTGGTAGTTGGAACAGCAGAACAAGGCGTTCTGAACTCGTCTGGAATTGAAGATCTTGGAAGTCTGCCAGTGGCAAATGGAAG GCAAGGGTCTGCTTCATCTAAAAGAGAAACTTCGAGTCAATTTAAGCACGAGGCAGGAGGCTCATCTGTCCAAGAGGAAGCTGAAGAAGTAGAGGAACAGCCGTTAGTAAGACACAGGTCCAGACGCCTTGCTTCAGGACCTGCAGAATCCACGACAGAAGTTGGGCAAGTGGTAGACAGCCCACCATCAAGTCCTGGACCAAGTATTGTTGCTCCTCGTCCCCAACATAATGGAGATGCTTTCCATTCTGATGAG TGGGGAGGCATATCCTCTGAGGAACATGATGAAGCAGTTATGCTTGAGGCTGCTCTTTTCGGTGGGATTCCGGAAGGGACTGCATATCGTTTTGCATACCCATCTCATCAAGTCCTGCAAACTGGTTCAGATAGAACTGCAGATCTCTATCCTCGGCGGGTACCTCGTTCGCCATCACCGAGTTTAACAGCACAGCGCTTACTACGGGAACAACAG GATGATGAGTATCTTGCAGCACTACAAGCAGATAGAGAAAAAGAATTGAAGGCAATAGAGGATGCCGAAATGCGTCGTATAGAAGAAGCGGCTGCTAGAGAAGCTGCCCTTCTAGAAGAAAAAAAACGTGAGGAAGAAATTCGCAGGAAATTGCTTGAGGAAGAG GAGTTTGAGCGACTGCTTGCAGCAAAGCAAGCTTCTCTCCCTCAGGAACCATCTCCAGATGACGAAAGTGCTGTCACACTTCTTGTCCGAATGCCTGATGGTAGCCGCCGGGGTCGTCGCTTTCTGAAGTCTGACAAGcttcag TCTCTTTTTGACTTTATAGATGTTAGTAGAGGTGTCAAGCCTGGCAGTTACAGATTG GTGAGGCCATATCCCCGGCGTGCTTTCAGCGATGGTGAGAGCCAGCTGTCTCTAAGCGAGCTGGGCCTGAGCAGTAAGCAAGAGGCTTTGTTCCTTGAGCTAATCTAG